GAGATAATGGAGGAGGTCAAGGAGTTCGCCCGAGAGGGAAGGCCCATCCTTGGGATATGTAACGGCTTCCAGGTTCTGACGGAGGCAGATCTCCTTCCGGGAGCACTGAGGCCGAACAGAATCCCGCGCTTCCTCTGCAAGTGGGTTCATCTTCGCGTTAACGACGTCGAGACGCCGTTCACTTTCCTCTACGAGCCGGGAGAGGTCATAAGAATGCCGATAGCCCATGCGGAGGGCAACTACTACATTGACGACCCGTCGAAGGTCAGAGTAGTTTTCCAGTACAGCGACGAGAAAGGAAACGTGAGCGAAGAAGCCAATCCCAACGGCTCGGTTCTCAACATAGCGGCGATAGCCAACGAGGGGGGCAACGTCCTCGGAACCATGCCCCACCCGGAGCGTGCGAGTGATCGCTTTTTAGGCAGTGAAGACGGCCTGAGGCTGTTCAAAAGCATGGTTGAGTGGGCGAGGAGGTGATTCTGTGTTTCCGCACGAGGAGAAGCTCATCCGTGAAAGGCTCGGCAGGGAGCCGAACGAAGTTGAGTGGGCGATGCTCGAAGTTATGTGGAGCGAGCACGCTTCCTACAAGTCGAGCAGACCGTGGCTCAAGCTCCTGCCGACCGAGAACGAGCATGTCATTTTGGGCCCCGGTGAGGACGCCGGGATAGTGAAGTTCGACGACGAAACGTGGGTAGTCGTTGGAATCGAGAGCCACAACCATCCAAGCGCGGTCGAGCCCTACGGGGGAGCGGCCACTGGAGTCGGGGGAATAGTGAGGGACATACTCTGCATGGGTGCAAGGCCGATAGCGCTCCTCGATCCGATACGCTTCGGTCCGCTGGAGAAGGAGAGAAACCGATACCTCTTCGAATATGTCGTCAAGGGCATAGCCGACTACGGCAACAGGATAGGTGTTCCGACGGTTGGGGGCGAGACGGAGTTCGATGAGAGCCTCGACAACTACACGCTCGTCAACGTCGCCTGCGTCGGGATAATGAGGCCGGAACACCTCGTCCACAGCTACGTAACTGAAGCCGGTCTGAAGCTCATCCTCGTCGGCAACAGAACCGGTAGGGACGGCATCCACGGAGTCACCTTCGCGAGCGAAGAACTCGGAGAGAACGCGGAGGAGGAAGACCGCTCCGCCGTCCAGATTCCCGACCCCTTCACCGAGAAGCTCCTCATCGAGGCGACGCTGGAGGCAGTTTATACGGGCAAAGTCAAGGCGCTCAAAGACCTTGGTGGCGGTGGTTTGACCTGCGCTGCCTCCGAGATGGCTGGAAAGAAGGGCTTTGGTGCGATTATTCATGCCGACAGGGTTCCGCTCCGCGAGCCGGGAATGACCCCAACGGAGGTCATGATTTCCGAGAGCCAGGAGAGGATGCTCTTTGCGGTTAGTGAGGCTGATGTTAGCTTCCTTGGGGCAATCTTCGAGAAGTACGGCCTCGAATGGACGGTTGTCGGGGAGGTCATCGAGGAGCCGAGGTTCATCGTCTACTGGAGGAGCGAAAAGGTCGCGGACCTTCCGGTGGAGCTCCTGGCGGACGTTCCCACGATAGAATGGGAGCTGAAACCTTACAGCATCGAAAAGCCTGCTGAGACACCGGACGTTTCTTTTGGAGATGCTCTTGGCCTCGTCTGGAGCAGTCCGAACGTCGTAAGCAAGCGCTGGATATGGCAGCAGTACGACCACGAGGTTCAGGGGAGGACGGTCCTCAAGCCAGGAGCGGATTCTGCTGTGCTCAAGCTCAGCGAGGAATACGGCTTAGTTTTCGTGGCCGACGGAAACCCCAGCCACAGCTACTTCAACCCCTACCACGGCGCGATGGGGGCCGTTGCTGAAGTCGTTAGAAACCTCGTGAGCGTCGGGGCTGAACCATTGGCTCTGGTGGACAACCTCAACTTCGCATCGCCCGAGAGACCGGAGGTTTACTGGAGTTTCGCCGAGACCGTTAGGGGATTGGCCGATGCGGCCAAAGCCTTCGGTTTAGCGTACGTCAGCGGGAACGTCAGCTTCTACAATGAGGTCGTTGACAGGCCGATAAAGCCAACTCCAGTGGTTGCCGGTCTCGGGAAGGTTAAGCTTGAGAAGATTCCCAAGATGGGACTGAGCGACGGACTGCTCATAGGTGTCGTCGGGATAACGAAGGCGGAACTCGGCGGCTCGGAGTTGTTTGCGAGACTCGGCGTCGAAGGCGGCTTTGCCCCGCGTGTGAACCTCGACGAGGAGAAGGCTAACGCCGAGGGAATCCTGACGGCGATAAAGAAGGGCCTCGTTAGGGCGGTACACGATGTTGGCAGGGGCGGAATAGCCGTTGCCCTGGGGGAGATGGCCATCACCGGAAACACCGGCTTTGTGGTTGACCTCTCGAAGGTTCCGGCGGAAGTCCAAAACCCGATCGAGGTCGCCTTCAGCGAGAGTCATGGACGCTACATAGTTGCCTTCCCCGAGGAAAACCTTGACGAGCTCAGGGCCACCTTCAGGCACTTCGCGGTCATCGGAAAGGCGGGGGAAAGTGATGCAGTCTTCCACTGGGACGGAAAGGAGCTCCTCCGGAAGCCCCTCGAAGAGATTAGAGCAATTCACGAGTCCCTGCCCAAGCTGATGGGTGAGGAGAAATGAGAATAGCGACCTATGCTTCACACTCGGCCCTTCAGATTTTGAAGGGGGCAAAGGGGGAGGGCTTTGAGACGATAGCCTTTGGGAACCCCCGCGTTAAGCCCCTCTACACGCGCTACTTCCCGGTGGCGGACTACTTCATTGAGGGGAGCTATCCAGAGGAAGAGCTGCTCAGCTTGGATGCCGTCGTTATACCCACCGGCTCGTTCGTCGCCCACCTTGGAGTTGGGCTGGTGGAGAAAATGCGCGTCCCCTACTACGGCAACAAAGAAGTCCTGAAGTGGGAGAGCGACAGAACACTTGAGAGGAGGTGGCTTGAGAAGGCGAAGCTTCGCCTTCCGAGGGTTTACGAGGACCCAGACGACATAGACGGGCCGGTCATAGTCAAGCCCCACGGGGCGAAGGGTGG
The Thermococcus radiotolerans genome window above contains:
- the purL gene encoding phosphoribosylformylglycinamidine synthase subunit PurL, giving the protein MFPHEEKLIRERLGREPNEVEWAMLEVMWSEHASYKSSRPWLKLLPTENEHVILGPGEDAGIVKFDDETWVVVGIESHNHPSAVEPYGGAATGVGGIVRDILCMGARPIALLDPIRFGPLEKERNRYLFEYVVKGIADYGNRIGVPTVGGETEFDESLDNYTLVNVACVGIMRPEHLVHSYVTEAGLKLILVGNRTGRDGIHGVTFASEELGENAEEEDRSAVQIPDPFTEKLLIEATLEAVYTGKVKALKDLGGGGLTCAASEMAGKKGFGAIIHADRVPLREPGMTPTEVMISESQERMLFAVSEADVSFLGAIFEKYGLEWTVVGEVIEEPRFIVYWRSEKVADLPVELLADVPTIEWELKPYSIEKPAETPDVSFGDALGLVWSSPNVVSKRWIWQQYDHEVQGRTVLKPGADSAVLKLSEEYGLVFVADGNPSHSYFNPYHGAMGAVAEVVRNLVSVGAEPLALVDNLNFASPERPEVYWSFAETVRGLADAAKAFGLAYVSGNVSFYNEVVDRPIKPTPVVAGLGKVKLEKIPKMGLSDGLLIGVVGITKAELGGSELFARLGVEGGFAPRVNLDEEKANAEGILTAIKKGLVRAVHDVGRGGIAVALGEMAITGNTGFVVDLSKVPAEVQNPIEVAFSESHGRYIVAFPEENLDELRATFRHFAVIGKAGESDAVFHWDGKELLRKPLEEIRAIHESLPKLMGEEK
- the purQ gene encoding phosphoribosylformylglycinamidine synthase I, which gives rise to MVRFAVIVFPGTNCDFETERAIRKAGAEAERVWYRANLKDFDGVVLPGGFSYADYLRAGAIAARQEIMEEVKEFAREGRPILGICNGFQVLTEADLLPGALRPNRIPRFLCKWVHLRVNDVETPFTFLYEPGEVIRMPIAHAEGNYYIDDPSKVRVVFQYSDEKGNVSEEANPNGSVLNIAAIANEGGNVLGTMPHPERASDRFLGSEDGLRLFKSMVEWARR